A window of the Dongshaea marina genome harbors these coding sequences:
- a CDS encoding DUF2062 domain-containing protein, with translation MPKKMFRRFMPDPKQLRKHKHLKIFGALLHDANLWHLNRRSAAGAFAVGLFMAWMPIPCQMLFAAGAAILFRVNLPISVALVWISNPITMPPLFYAAYVLGAKLTGLSIPADQGDLTWQWLLSAMGTVGPAFLLGCFIFAILSSSIGYFFVRLLWRYSILRDWNKRKLRRSQQQKH, from the coding sequence ATGCCGAAAAAAATGTTCCGGCGCTTCATGCCCGATCCGAAGCAGCTCAGGAAACATAAACACCTGAAGATCTTTGGGGCGCTGTTGCATGATGCCAATCTATGGCACCTCAATCGTCGCTCCGCCGCCGGTGCCTTTGCGGTTGGACTATTTATGGCCTGGATGCCGATCCCCTGTCAGATGCTATTTGCCGCCGGAGCCGCCATTTTGTTTCGGGTCAACCTGCCTATTTCGGTGGCTCTGGTCTGGATCTCTAATCCCATTACCATGCCTCCGCTGTTTTATGCTGCCTATGTTCTCGGGGCTAAGCTCACCGGCCTGTCGATCCCTGCCGATCAGGGCGATCTGACCTGGCAATGGCTGCTCTCCGCGATGGGAACCGTGGGGCCCGCATTTCTGCTGGGATGCTTCATCTTCGCAATCCTCAGCTCAAGCATCGGCTACTTCTTTGTGCGCCTGCTGTGGCGCTACTCGATCCTGCGGGACTGGAATAAGCGCAAACTACGCCGCTCACAGCAGCAAAAACACTAG
- a CDS encoding acyl-CoA dehydrogenase, whose translation MIVVLTILVAILALLVLLYRGKGFWSWISALVILIVGAGICGASSGFIVTSLVITALLAALFGLDNLRRTLVTLRLMKLIKKGLPKISETEQTALNAGTVWWDAELFSGRPNWQKLAEFEVSSLTDEEQAFLDGPVEELCRITDDWQITQEREFPPEVWRQLKEQKFFGMIIPKEYGGLGFSAQAHSAVVQKISSHSLAVAVVVMVPNSLGPAELLLHYGTDAQKQHYLPRLASGEEIPCFALTEPKAGSDAGSIQSQGVICKQEFEGEETLGILLDWRKRYITLAPVATVIGLAFKLRDPERLLGEQDELGITCALIPSATPGVEVGQLHDPMGIPFPNGPTEGKDVFIPLDWVIGGEAGIGQGWRMLMESLASGRSISLPSLSLGASKLSTHICGAYASVRHQFGLPIGRFEGVAEKLAHIGGLTYGMDAARRLTCGAVDSGERPSVLSCVVKAYLTENMRQVVIDAMDILGGAAISKGPRNLLSRAYDGLPIGITVEGANILTRSMIIFGQGSIRAHPYVPRELEAAASNDLYAFDKALWGHINFTLGNGVRAAVDGITRGRLLKISGHYGAEHHKQTITRYSSAFVLVADVSMLLLGSSLKRREILSGRMADALSWLYLATSAVKRFEDEGSLKEDELYLDWFCSHAYRQIEEALRGACHHYPIAWVGRLLHLSLFALGKRSYGPSDKQTLRLARRVMGEQNGRSKLSAGISSVASGSKALGALEEAYEALKALAPIEEKIHKARKSGPLKQVAREKLYQAALDEGVISSEEFNQLEAAQSLMDAVIEVDSFGCAQYKSLR comes from the coding sequence ATGATAGTTGTTCTGACCATACTCGTTGCGATTCTGGCTCTGCTGGTTCTGCTGTACCGGGGAAAGGGTTTCTGGAGCTGGATCTCAGCCCTGGTGATCCTGATTGTTGGCGCCGGGATCTGCGGTGCCTCCTCGGGGTTTATCGTCACATCCTTGGTGATCACCGCGCTGTTGGCCGCCCTCTTTGGTCTGGATAATCTGCGGCGAACCCTGGTGACCCTCAGGCTGATGAAGCTTATCAAAAAAGGGCTGCCCAAGATCAGTGAGACCGAGCAGACGGCGCTCAATGCCGGAACCGTGTGGTGGGATGCAGAGCTTTTTAGTGGCCGCCCCAACTGGCAGAAGCTGGCTGAATTTGAGGTATCCTCTCTCACCGATGAGGAGCAGGCATTTCTGGATGGACCGGTAGAGGAGCTTTGTCGGATCACCGATGACTGGCAGATCACCCAGGAACGTGAGTTTCCTCCCGAGGTTTGGCGGCAGCTCAAGGAGCAGAAGTTTTTCGGGATGATCATTCCCAAAGAGTATGGCGGTCTGGGGTTTTCGGCCCAGGCACACTCGGCGGTGGTTCAAAAAATATCCTCCCACTCTCTGGCGGTTGCCGTGGTGGTGATGGTTCCTAATTCACTGGGGCCGGCAGAGCTGCTCCTGCACTACGGGACCGATGCGCAGAAGCAGCATTATCTTCCAAGGCTGGCCTCGGGTGAGGAGATCCCCTGCTTTGCTCTGACTGAGCCTAAGGCGGGCAGTGATGCCGGCTCGATTCAGAGCCAGGGGGTGATCTGTAAGCAGGAGTTTGAAGGTGAGGAGACTCTCGGGATCCTCCTCGACTGGCGCAAGCGTTATATCACCCTTGCTCCGGTTGCCACCGTCATCGGGCTTGCCTTTAAATTAAGGGATCCCGAGAGACTACTGGGGGAGCAGGATGAACTTGGGATCACCTGCGCCCTGATCCCGAGTGCGACTCCGGGGGTCGAGGTGGGCCAGTTGCACGATCCCATGGGGATCCCGTTCCCCAATGGTCCGACCGAAGGGAAGGATGTGTTTATCCCCTTAGATTGGGTGATAGGTGGTGAAGCCGGGATTGGTCAGGGCTGGCGGATGTTGATGGAGTCGCTGGCATCCGGGCGCTCTATTTCTCTACCCTCGCTCTCTCTTGGAGCCTCCAAATTATCCACTCACATATGTGGTGCCTACGCCTCGGTCAGGCATCAGTTTGGTCTTCCCATCGGGCGCTTTGAGGGAGTTGCAGAAAAGCTGGCGCATATCGGTGGCTTGACCTACGGGATGGATGCGGCCCGCAGACTCACCTGTGGGGCCGTTGATAGCGGTGAGCGCCCCTCGGTTCTCTCCTGTGTGGTGAAGGCTTATCTGACCGAAAACATGCGCCAGGTGGTGATCGACGCCATGGATATACTGGGAGGCGCGGCCATCAGCAAGGGGCCCAGGAATCTGCTGAGCCGGGCTTATGATGGGCTACCGATCGGCATCACAGTCGAAGGGGCGAATATTCTGACCCGCTCGATGATTATCTTTGGCCAGGGGTCGATTCGTGCCCATCCCTATGTGCCCCGGGAGCTTGAGGCCGCCGCCAGCAACGATCTTTACGCTTTTGATAAGGCGCTGTGGGGCCACATTAATTTTACCCTGGGCAATGGGGTTCGGGCCGCAGTCGATGGGATCACCCGCGGACGTTTACTCAAGATATCCGGCCATTATGGAGCCGAGCATCATAAACAGACCATCACCCGCTATAGCTCGGCCTTTGTACTGGTTGCCGATGTGTCTATGTTGCTGTTGGGTAGTAGTCTTAAGCGCCGGGAAATCTTGAGTGGCCGGATGGCGGATGCCCTGTCCTGGCTCTATCTTGCCACCTCGGCCGTAAAACGCTTTGAGGATGAGGGGAGCCTGAAGGAGGATGAGCTTTATCTGGATTGGTTCTGTAGTCATGCCTACCGGCAGATTGAAGAGGCGCTCAGAGGTGCGTGCCACCACTATCCCATCGCCTGGGTTGGGCGGCTGCTGCACCTAAGCTTATTCGCTCTGGGTAAGCGAAGTTATGGGCCATCGGACAAGCAAACCCTGAGATTAGCCCGGCGGGTGATGGGCGAGCAAAATGGTCGAAGCAAGCTGTCGGCAGGAATAAGCTCGGTGGCCTCAGGGAGTAAGGCACTTGGTGCCCTGGAGGAGGCTTACGAGGCACTTAAGGCCCTTGCGCCGATTGAGGAGAAAATCCACAAGGCTCGCAAGAGCGGTCCGCTGAAACAGGTGGCAAGAGAGAAGCTCTACCAGGCGGCTCTCGATGAGGGGGTGATCTCAAGCGAGGAGTTTAATCAGCTCGAAGCGGCTCAGTCCCTGATGGATGCGGTGATCGAGGTCGACTCCTTTGGTTGCGCGCAATACAAGAGTTTGAGGTAG
- a CDS encoding DUF2062 domain-containing protein: protein MKLQRRINRFLPDPAKIKQNRFLRVFGSRLYRNNLWQLNRRSVAGAFAVSLFMAWVPLPCQMLLAAGAAILFSANLPVAVALAWVSNPVTIPPMLYFAYKTGAALLQQPPLHLPFELNTQWLLQSLQQVGPSLLLGCLLCALCCSLAGYIAVRGLWRYSVVRSWQRRSQARSLYN from the coding sequence TTGAAGTTACAGAGACGAATCAACCGGTTTCTTCCTGATCCGGCAAAAATCAAACAAAACCGCTTCCTCAGGGTATTTGGCTCTCGCCTTTACCGGAATAACTTGTGGCAACTCAACCGCCGCTCGGTGGCAGGGGCCTTTGCGGTCAGCCTGTTTATGGCCTGGGTTCCCCTGCCCTGTCAGATGCTGTTGGCCGCAGGTGCCGCGATCCTGTTTAGTGCAAACCTACCGGTTGCCGTTGCACTCGCCTGGGTATCAAATCCGGTGACGATTCCCCCCATGCTCTACTTTGCCTATAAAACCGGTGCAGCCTTGCTGCAACAACCGCCCCTGCATCTTCCTTTTGAGCTCAACACTCAGTGGTTGTTGCAATCACTCCAACAGGTAGGCCCTTCCCTGCTACTTGGTTGCCTTTTGTGCGCTCTATGCTGCAGCCTTGCCGGTTATATTGCAGTTCGCGGACTATGGCGCTACTCTGTCGTCCGCAGCTGGCAGCGACGCTCCCAGGCGCGCTCCCTGTATAATTGA
- a CDS encoding DNA internalization-related competence protein ComEC/Rec2, with amino-acid sequence MDRTLILLAVGATLVALISPWLTPWWAVVAIPLLLVVAWSLPWLRAPCLLLCGALSASAMIDWRLGALSLPEPSRKGTQMVSGQVVDIQYKNDSSGRLTLRATSVDEQHFSSLRPLYLRLSWYDSEQTIEAGWKLTVATRLRPVYGIANPAGFDYPRWLYSRGIGATGTIKEWQAIVPQHPGFRLDWLNRVRELTRGFSSQGIILALSFGDRRFINDSDWQLYREAGISHLLAISGLHIGLVALAGWWLGRGLGRYGPYLVAAALAISYAWLAGFTLPTQRALLMLLILSGVTLCQRYWPPWRYLLWTYLLLVLFDPLQLLNAGFWLSFGAVSVILVTHWLYPRSGLVGIQLGLLLGLLPLQVLFFDGVSWVALFINLLLIPLFTLLVIPGVLLATGCSLLWPALSSWLFYGADKLLSGVHLALGGLQSQLPLWLPFSWEWVMVIVAVVFLLSCWRLKMHLPMVVGVACLLLSCFSPGPGWQVRVLDVGQGLAVMVIKEGRALLYDTGNAYPGGFSYAQAVILPTLRKAGVDRLDYLILSHRDRDHAGGAAFLAGKVKIGEHIGSWRAQGKRLCRAGQRFEWQGLSVAILHPGKPGRGIMRTPAYYR; translated from the coding sequence ATGGATCGCACGCTTATTCTCCTGGCCGTTGGTGCGACACTGGTGGCCCTTATTTCTCCCTGGCTCACCCCCTGGTGGGCTGTGGTAGCTATTCCCTTGCTGCTGGTTGTTGCCTGGAGTCTTCCCTGGCTCAGAGCCCCCTGTTTGTTGCTGTGTGGAGCCCTGTCGGCAAGCGCCATGATCGACTGGCGCCTGGGGGCTCTATCCCTGCCTGAGCCATCACGAAAAGGGACTCAGATGGTTTCAGGTCAAGTAGTTGATATTCAATATAAAAATGATAGCTCAGGACGGCTGACTTTAAGAGCAACTTCTGTGGATGAGCAACATTTTTCATCCCTTCGTCCACTCTACCTGAGACTGAGTTGGTATGATAGTGAGCAGACAATCGAGGCGGGATGGAAGCTGACGGTCGCGACGCGGCTAAGGCCTGTGTATGGGATCGCGAATCCTGCCGGTTTTGATTATCCCCGCTGGCTTTATAGCAGAGGGATCGGTGCCACCGGCACGATTAAAGAGTGGCAGGCTATTGTGCCTCAGCATCCCGGATTTCGCCTGGACTGGCTCAATCGGGTGCGCGAGTTAACCCGGGGTTTTTCATCCCAGGGGATCATCCTGGCCCTTAGCTTTGGCGATCGTCGTTTTATCAATGATTCCGATTGGCAACTCTATCGTGAAGCCGGGATCAGCCATCTGCTGGCGATCTCCGGGTTGCATATTGGGCTGGTGGCCCTGGCGGGATGGTGGCTTGGCAGGGGACTGGGTCGCTATGGCCCCTATCTGGTGGCGGCTGCCCTCGCCATTAGCTACGCCTGGTTGGCTGGTTTTACTCTGCCAACCCAGAGAGCCTTGCTGATGTTATTGATCTTAAGCGGGGTGACCCTGTGCCAGAGGTACTGGCCTCCCTGGCGCTATCTGCTCTGGACCTATCTGTTGCTGGTGCTATTTGATCCTTTACAGCTGCTGAACGCCGGATTCTGGTTATCTTTCGGGGCGGTGTCGGTGATCCTGGTGACTCACTGGCTCTATCCACGCAGTGGTCTTGTCGGGATCCAGCTTGGATTGCTACTTGGGCTTCTTCCCCTGCAGGTGCTGTTTTTTGATGGGGTGAGCTGGGTCGCGCTTTTTATCAACTTGCTGCTGATCCCTCTGTTTACCCTGCTGGTGATCCCCGGGGTTTTGCTGGCAACAGGATGCTCACTGCTATGGCCAGCTCTCTCCTCATGGCTGTTTTATGGGGCTGATAAGCTACTTAGCGGGGTTCATCTTGCTCTCGGAGGGCTGCAGAGTCAGCTCCCGCTATGGCTTCCTTTTTCCTGGGAGTGGGTCATGGTCATAGTGGCAGTGGTTTTTCTGCTGAGTTGCTGGAGACTTAAGATGCACCTCCCTATGGTTGTTGGGGTGGCCTGCCTGCTGCTCTCCTGTTTTAGCCCGGGGCCAGGTTGGCAGGTACGGGTGCTGGATGTCGGCCAGGGACTGGCGGTAATGGTGATTAAAGAGGGGCGGGCTCTTTTGTATGATACCGGAAATGCGTACCCAGGCGGTTTTAGTTACGCCCAGGCCGTGATCCTGCCCACCCTGAGAAAAGCGGGAGTTGACCGCCTGGATTATCTTATTCTAAGTCACAGGGATAGGGATCATGCAGGAGGGGCGGCGTTTCTGGCGGGCAAAGTTAAAATCGGCGAACATATCGGCTCCTGGAGAGCGCAGGGGAAACGGCTCTGCCGGGCTGGCCAGAGGTTTGAGTGGCAGGGGTTATCTGTGGCAATACTACACCCAGGCAAGCCGGGCAGGGGGATAATGAGAACTCCTGCGTATTACAGGTGA
- a CDS encoding thiolase family protein: MNHFCGSSMQAIQMAAGAISMGAGEAYICAGIESMTRVPMMGFNPMLNPTLAAELPEAYISMGDTAEILVDRYKLSRGEQDSFALGSHQKASMAQESGKLSQEIIAVRNDRGALIEQDGCIRGSSTLEALSELTPAFKEGGCVTAANASPLTDGASAVIVCSAAFAREQQLDILAKIRAIAVTGCAPEVMGIGPVAATHKALKRAGITLDDLDVIELNEAFASQALACIRDLKLDQGKLNLDGGAIAIGHPLGATGARITGKAAQLLKREQGRFALATQCIGAGQGIATILEAYE; encoded by the coding sequence GTGAACCATTTTTGCGGCTCCTCAATGCAGGCGATCCAGATGGCGGCAGGAGCGATCAGCATGGGAGCCGGCGAGGCCTACATCTGTGCCGGAATCGAGTCGATGACCCGGGTCCCCATGATGGGCTTTAATCCTATGCTCAATCCAACCCTGGCCGCAGAGCTCCCCGAGGCCTATATCTCGATGGGCGATACCGCCGAAATCCTGGTGGACAGATATAAGCTCAGCCGTGGCGAACAGGATAGCTTTGCTCTGGGTAGTCATCAAAAGGCCAGTATGGCTCAGGAGTCTGGCAAGCTCTCTCAGGAGATCATTGCGGTCAGGAACGATAGGGGAGCTCTCATCGAGCAGGATGGCTGTATCCGCGGCAGCAGTACCCTGGAGGCGCTGAGCGAGCTGACACCTGCATTTAAAGAGGGCGGTTGCGTGACTGCCGCAAACGCATCGCCCCTGACCGATGGAGCCTCGGCTGTCATCGTCTGTAGTGCAGCTTTTGCCCGTGAGCAGCAGTTAGATATTCTGGCAAAAATTCGTGCAATCGCGGTGACCGGCTGTGCGCCGGAGGTGATGGGGATCGGCCCGGTTGCGGCGACCCACAAGGCTCTGAAAAGAGCCGGGATCACCCTTGATGATCTCGATGTCATAGAGCTCAACGAAGCCTTTGCCAGCCAGGCGCTGGCCTGCATTCGGGATCTCAAGCTGGATCAGGGCAAACTCAACCTCGATGGTGGAGCCATTGCTATAGGTCATCCGCTGGGGGCCACCGGAGCCAGAATTACCGGCAAGGCCGCCCAGCTGTTAAAGCGGGAGCAGGGACGTTTTGCCCTGGCAACTCAATGTATCGGGGCGGGACAAGGCATAGCAACCATTCTGGAGGCTTATGAATGA
- a CDS encoding 3-hydroxyacyl-CoA dehydrogenase/enoyl-CoA hydratase family protein: protein MRSIDKVAVIGAGVMGAGIAAQISNAGVPVLLFDRVSDGDDPDAIARGALTRLAKSNPAALMHPSNAKLITPLNTRDDLGQLAECDWIIEAILEEVSVKQSLYRKIQEVRTPGSLVSSNTSTLCRAQLVDGMPEEFTREFMITHFFNPPRYMRLLELVAGEETSAELVSLVSHFCDEKLGKGVLNCRDTPGFLANRIGIFWLQCAVVQAMQQGISIELADAVISRPFGIPKTGVFGLLDMVGLDLMPHVLSSLEKSLAATDPFHAIYREPELLNKMIAEGYIGRKGKGGFYRLNTESGIKVKEAIDLQTGNYARAMRPKPPVKGKPARNKLRKLLSDKGDAGAYAWSVMASTLSYAASLVPDVSEDIEAIDLAMKLGYNWKYGPFELIDQLGAGWLCQELQARVEAVPPILKAVGEGHFYRNSGGVREIFTLHHGYRRLEPLPGVLLLEDIKAAGAPVLKNPSASLWDIGDGVLCLEFHSKMNSLNLWSLSMMERAIKKIEHSDFRALVIYNDGSNFSVGANIGLLAIAARLRAYPFIDYVIRRGQRVYQALKFAPFPVVSAPSGMALGGGCELLLHSDAIVAHAETYTGLVEVGVGIIPGWGGCKEMLGRWAQAPDAARGPMPAVTKVFELIGMAKVAKSAAEAKEMKILRPTDSIIMNRQRLLADAKTRALELARDYQAPEPVTISLPGQSGKIPLDLMVAGLHRSAKATSQDQVICEALSGVLSGGDADMTEPVTEERLLELEREAFHRLSRDPESIKRVNHMLKTGKPLRN from the coding sequence ATGAGATCCATAGATAAAGTTGCTGTGATTGGTGCAGGTGTCATGGGGGCGGGGATTGCGGCCCAGATTTCCAATGCCGGGGTTCCGGTGCTGCTTTTTGATCGCGTCAGTGATGGGGATGATCCCGATGCGATCGCCCGGGGGGCATTGACCCGATTGGCTAAGAGCAACCCGGCGGCATTGATGCACCCCTCGAATGCAAAACTCATCACCCCACTCAATACCCGGGATGATCTGGGGCAGTTGGCTGAATGCGACTGGATCATTGAGGCGATTCTCGAAGAGGTTTCGGTGAAGCAAAGCCTCTACCGGAAAATTCAGGAGGTTCGTACTCCGGGCAGTCTGGTCTCCTCCAACACCTCGACTCTTTGCCGGGCGCAATTGGTCGATGGCATGCCTGAGGAATTTACCCGCGAATTTATGATCACTCACTTTTTTAATCCTCCCCGTTATATGCGGCTACTGGAGCTGGTGGCCGGTGAGGAGACCTCTGCTGAGCTGGTAAGTTTGGTGAGCCACTTTTGTGATGAGAAGCTTGGAAAGGGGGTATTAAACTGCAGGGATACTCCGGGGTTTCTTGCCAATCGTATCGGGATTTTCTGGTTGCAATGTGCCGTGGTGCAGGCGATGCAGCAGGGGATCTCGATTGAGCTTGCCGATGCGGTGATCTCCCGCCCCTTTGGGATCCCTAAAACCGGAGTGTTTGGACTGCTCGACATGGTGGGGCTGGATCTCATGCCCCATGTTCTGAGCTCACTGGAAAAAAGCCTCGCCGCTACCGATCCGTTTCATGCCATCTACCGGGAGCCTGAGCTTCTCAACAAGATGATTGCCGAGGGCTATATCGGGCGCAAAGGCAAAGGGGGCTTCTACCGGCTCAACACCGAGAGCGGAATTAAGGTCAAAGAGGCGATCGATCTTCAGACTGGAAACTACGCCAGGGCGATGCGACCTAAACCTCCGGTGAAAGGAAAGCCTGCGCGCAACAAGCTTCGTAAGCTGCTCAGTGATAAAGGGGATGCTGGCGCCTATGCCTGGTCGGTGATGGCGAGCACCCTGAGTTATGCCGCGTCGCTGGTCCCGGATGTGAGTGAAGATATTGAAGCTATCGATCTGGCGATGAAGCTTGGCTACAACTGGAAATACGGCCCCTTTGAGCTCATCGATCAGCTGGGGGCCGGGTGGTTATGCCAGGAGCTTCAGGCACGGGTAGAGGCGGTCCCTCCCATATTAAAAGCCGTTGGTGAGGGGCACTTTTACCGAAACAGCGGCGGAGTGCGGGAGATCTTTACCCTGCATCATGGCTACCGGCGACTGGAGCCTCTTCCCGGGGTGTTACTGCTGGAGGATATCAAGGCTGCTGGGGCGCCCGTGCTGAAAAATCCCTCTGCTTCGCTGTGGGATATAGGAGATGGGGTTCTGTGTCTTGAGTTTCACAGCAAGATGAACTCCCTGAATCTCTGGAGTCTCTCCATGATGGAGCGGGCGATTAAGAAGATTGAACACAGTGATTTCAGGGCTCTGGTGATCTATAACGATGGCAGCAATTTTTCGGTGGGAGCCAATATTGGGTTACTGGCGATCGCCGCCAGATTAAGGGCCTACCCCTTTATCGACTATGTGATCCGCAGGGGGCAGAGAGTCTATCAGGCGTTGAAGTTTGCACCTTTCCCTGTGGTGTCGGCCCCCTCGGGGATGGCTTTGGGGGGAGGCTGTGAGCTGCTGCTGCATAGTGATGCGATTGTGGCTCACGCCGAAACCTACACCGGTCTGGTAGAGGTTGGAGTCGGGATCATTCCCGGCTGGGGTGGATGTAAAGAGATGCTCGGGCGCTGGGCTCAGGCCCCGGATGCTGCCAGGGGACCAATGCCTGCCGTCACCAAGGTGTTTGAGCTCATCGGTATGGCGAAGGTTGCTAAATCGGCCGCAGAAGCCAAAGAGATGAAGATCTTACGACCCACAGATTCGATCATCATGAACCGGCAACGGCTATTAGCGGATGCCAAAACCCGGGCGCTGGAGCTTGCCAGGGATTACCAGGCTCCAGAGCCCGTTACTATCTCTTTGCCCGGACAGAGCGGAAAGATCCCCCTGGATCTGATGGTTGCCGGCTTGCATCGCTCAGCAAAGGCGACCTCCCAGGATCAGGTGATCTGTGAGGCTCTGTCTGGCGTTCTCAGTGGCGGGGATGCAGACATGACCGAGCCGGTGACCGAAGAGCGGCTACTTGAGCTGGAGCGCGAGGCATTTCATCGGTTGAGCCGGGATCCCGAATCGATTAAACGGGTCAATCACATGTTAAAAACCGGTAAGCCCCTGAGAAATTAA
- a CDS encoding thiolase family protein produces the protein MLDIVIAGYARSPFHYAHKGALAKTRPDDLVAQVIRGLVDRSGIEEQAIEAVFMGCAFPEAEQGLNMARLAVFLAKLPRSVGG, from the coding sequence ATGCTAGATATTGTCATTGCGGGCTATGCAAGATCACCTTTTCATTATGCCCATAAAGGCGCTCTGGCCAAGACGCGTCCCGATGATCTTGTGGCCCAGGTGATCCGGGGCCTGGTTGATCGCTCCGGAATCGAGGAGCAAGCCATCGAGGCTGTGTTTATGGGCTGTGCCTTTCCCGAGGCTGAGCAAGGGCTCAACATGGCGCGCTTGGCGGTGTTTCTGGCCAAGCTACCCCGCTCGGTCGGGGGGTGA
- a CDS encoding DUF2062 domain-containing protein encodes MKKHLCPEKLRAKLMQSRFDWVRKIIDRPGLWHKNRVSIARAVPIGIFIAWQPFPGHMIVAAIACAIVSAYIPLSIALVWLSNPFTWPFHYGLALVTGEKLLGLPLSPLNMHHVMASLGQDYVALWCGSLLWGTITAVPAYLMVRLWQRYNRNSQP; translated from the coding sequence ATGAAAAAACACCTTTGCCCGGAAAAGCTCAGAGCCAAACTGATGCAGTCACGCTTTGACTGGGTTCGCAAGATCATTGACCGACCCGGACTCTGGCACAAAAACCGGGTCAGTATTGCACGGGCGGTTCCTATCGGGATCTTTATCGCCTGGCAGCCCTTCCCTGGCCACATGATAGTAGCGGCCATCGCCTGTGCCATCGTCAGTGCCTATATCCCTCTGAGTATTGCCCTGGTGTGGCTTTCCAATCCCTTTACCTGGCCATTCCACTATGGGCTGGCGTTGGTCACTGGCGAGAAGCTTCTCGGACTGCCACTAAGCCCCCTGAATATGCACCATGTGATGGCCAGCCTGGGTCAGGACTATGTAGCGCTATGGTGCGGAAGCCTGCTTTGGGGAACGATAACTGCTGTACCGGCCTACCTGATGGTGCGGTTGTGGCAGCGCTATAACAGAAATTCACAGCCGTAA